The following proteins come from a genomic window of Chaetodon auriga isolate fChaAug3 chromosome 16, fChaAug3.hap1, whole genome shotgun sequence:
- the smim10l3 gene encoding salivary gland specific protein SAGSIN1 — protein MAGLSYLVLRFSGSAGRTYGVFSKGLTRTLLIFFDLAWRLRIRFPYVYLVASMMFNVRLQVHIEIH, from the exons ATGGCGGGTCTGTCTTACTTAGTGCTCCGATTTTCGGGCTCCGCTGGTCGGACTTACGGAGTGTTTTCCAAAGGTTTGACGAGGACTTTGTTGATATTTTTTGATCTCGCATGGCGACTGCGAATCAGATTCCCCTATGTTTACCTCGTCGCTTCGATGATGTTTAATGTCAGACTGCAG GTCCACATCGAAATCCACTGA